One window of the Salvia splendens isolate huo1 chromosome 1, SspV2, whole genome shotgun sequence genome contains the following:
- the LOC121804947 gene encoding uncharacterized protein LOC121804947 — protein sequence MEVSKTTIGRWAKNNLIRPHTNAIKPALTEANKISRMRWCLTHIQSAIDEGKLLYHAMHNTVHIDEKWFYMTKASDRYYLLPDEDESYRSCKSKRFITKVMFMGAVSRPQFGTDGKTIFDGKIGIFPFTEQVPAKRKSKNRPRGTLEIKPIPSVNKEAMRECLLNQIIPAIKAKWPANASKEIYIQQDNATPHLNSSDSQFEALSSSDGFKFHLISQPVNSPDTNLLDLDFFRAIQSLQDDKLATNIDELLGNVWSSFEELTPQTLNNVFLTLQSCLSKILEVHGGNNYKNTPLEQRKAEKDNGASYIT from the exons ATGGAAGTTAGCAAGACCACAATTGGTAGATGGGCAAAGAATAACCTGATAAGGCCACATACAAATGCCATAAAGCCAGCACTCACTGAAGCAAACAAAATTAGTAGAATGAGATGGTGTCTTACTCATATTCAGTCAGCTATAGATGAAGGGAAGCTTCTTTATCATGCAATGCACAACACAGTTCATATTGATGAGAAATGGTTTTACATGACAAAGGCTTCAGACAGATACTACCTGTTGCCGGATGAGGATGAGTCTTACAGGTCTTGCAAATCAAAAAGATTCATCACAAAAGTGATGTTCATGGGTGCTGTAAGTAGGCCACAGTTTGGCACAGATGGGAAGACCATCTTTGATGGTAAAATAGGCATATTCCCATTCACAGAACAAGTTCCAGCCAAAAGGAAGTCAAAGAATAGGCCAAGAGGGACACTGGAGATAAAGCCTATCCCATCAGTTAACAAGGAAGCAATGAGAGAATGCCTCTTGAATCAg ATTATTCCAGCAATTAAGGCTAAGTGGCCAGCCAATGCAAGCAAGGAGATATATATCCAACAAGACAATGCCACACCTCACCTAAACTCATCTGACTCACAATTTGAGGCTCTTTCAAGTTCAGATGGATTTAAATTCCATCTAATTAGCCAACCAGTCAACTCCCCAGACACCAATCTATTGGACCTTGACTTTTTTAGGGCCATACAATCACTACAAGATGATAAACTAGCCACCAATATAGATGAATTATTGGGTAATGTTTGGAGTTCTTTTGAGGAACTCACACCACAAACTCTGAACAATGTTTTCTTAACATTGCAAAGCTGTCTCAGCAAGATCTTAGAAGTGCATGGGGGCAACAACTACAAAAATACCCCACTTGAACAAAGAAAGGCTGAGAAGGACAATGGGGCTTCCTACATCACTTGA
- the LOC121804780 gene encoding uncharacterized protein LOC121804780, with protein MDADSMKTFMRKYFPSWHFIHNLAQLSGGRMLLIWNPQMAKVDIVKTEKQVIHTRIRCALTLNEFNYSIVYGLYTDKERDQIWSSIFTFCGQVELYLISGDFNCVMSPEERTGGTRRTPNKESKELVATCALLGLQDVTATSCEFTWTNGRVFSKIDRIMVNEGCHNAGYLISARFPPPGARTDHSPVIASLFGELRSFHKPFKYFNFWLTHAGFEPLLRDHWRIPIQGCKQFVLMQRGKEFKKMLKSFNFKEFSNLSQRVKDLTMELEDLQIAADRDTGNVEIQYRIERTGGGRDVKQTVVYV; from the exons ATGGATGCCGACAGTATGAAGACCTTCATGAGGAAGTACTTCCCTTCTTGGCACTTTATACACAACCTTGCCCAGCTTTCAGGTGGAAGGATGCTTCTTATCTGGAACCCTCAAATGGCTAAGGTTGATATCGTGAAAACAGAAAAGCAGGTCATTCACACAAGAATCAGGTGTGCTCTTACTTTGAACGAGTTCAACTATTCTATTGTTTATGGCCTCTACACTGACAAGGAACGGGACCAGATTTGGAGCTCGATTTTTACTTTTTGTGGACAGGTGGAACTCTATCTCATCAGTGGGGACTTCAACTGTGTCATGTCTCCGGAAGAAAGAACCGGAGGAACAAGACGCACACCAAACAAGGAATCCAAAGAGTTGGTTGCTACATGTGCGTTGCTTGGTCTGCAGGATGTTACAGCCACAAGCTGTGAATTCACTTGGACGAATGGACGGGTTTTTAGTAAGATTGATAGGATCATGGTGAACGAGGGATGTCACAACGCGGGCTACCTCATTTCAGCTCGTTTCCCTCCACCGGGAGCTAGAACAGACCACTCTCCTGTCATCGCCTCCCTTTTCGGAGAATTGAGGTCCTTTCATAAACCcttcaaatatttcaatttcTGGCTAACTCACGCAGGGTTTGAGCCACTTTTGAGAGATCATTGGAGGATACCTATCCAAGGATGCAAGCAATTCGTTCTTATGCAAAGGGGAAAGGAATTCAAGAAGATGCTCAAGTCTTTCAACTTCAAGGAGTTCAGCAACCTTTCGCAGAGAGTCAAGGATCTCACCATGGAATTAGAGGATCTTCAGATCGCAGCTGACAGAGACACCGGGAATGTAGAAATTCAGTACCGTATTGAAAGaacag gaggcgggAGAGATGTTAAACAGACGGTTGTGTACGTGtga
- the LOC121796663 gene encoding ras-related protein Rab2BV-like: MAYKVDHEYDYLFKIVLIGDSGVGKSNILSRFTRNEFCLESKSTIGVEFATRTLQVEGKTVKAQIWDTAGQERYRAITSAYYRGAVGALVVYDLTKRQTFENVQRWLRELRDHADSNIVIMLAGNKSDLNHLRIVAENDAQVFAEKEGLSFLETSALEAHNVEKAFQTILLDIYQIISRKALAAQDGAASLPGHGTTIKVGEPNNSQQQQKASCCSS, translated from the exons ATGGCGTATAAAGTAGATCACGAGTATGATTATTTGTTCAAGATCGTTTTAATTGGAGATTCAGGCGTTGGGAAATCCAATATTTTGTCAAGATTTACAAGGAATGAATTCTGTTTAGAGTCCAAATCCACAATAGGCGTTGAATTTGCAACGAGGACTCTCCAG GTGGAAGGGAAGACGGTGAAGGCGCAGATATGGGACACGGCAGGGCAGGAGCGATATCGCGCGATCACGAGCGCCTACTACCGCGGTGCAGTGGGGGCGCTCGTGGTTTACGACCTGACAAAGCGTCAGACCTTTGAGAACGTGCAGAGGTGGCTGCGGGAGCTCAGGGACCACGCGGACTCCAACATTGTGATCATGCTTGCTGGCAATAAGTCTGATCTAAACCACCTCCGCATTGTAGCCGAGAATGACGCCCAGGTCTTCGCTGAGAAGGAAGGCCTTTCCTTCCTCGAGACATCCGCATTGGAAGCCCACAACGTTGAGAAGGCCTTCCAAACTATATTGTTAGATATTTATCAGATTATTAGCCGGAAGGCACTGGCGGCCCAAGATGGGGCCGCCTCGCTCCCCGGCCATGGCACCACAATCAAAGTCGGGGAGCCTAACAACTCTCAGCAGCAGCAGAAAGCCTCATGTTGTTCTAGTTGA